A genomic window from Cyprinus carpio isolate SPL01 chromosome A2, ASM1834038v1, whole genome shotgun sequence includes:
- the LOC109059419 gene encoding sal-like protein 3 isoform X1, with protein sequence MSRRKQKRPQHFFGPILNTSWLLQHEEQLAVKTLTSTLANNSSCSFSYSTTQGGQSSLNPSPAVERLTKPSLTRTSHRVYHIPSQIQFPSNLTESHLFQISDIPSHSPNQCMTTIAPSVLCTHNHTHLPMASPKLGVSATTTSSSSSSAAASLYVPPHPRSPSSVPQGPPSPVTPSSSPSTVPSAPACAPVSIAFILEELRVLQQRQIHQMQMTEEICRQVLRLGGESCEVDSKPFILPSLPQLCLKGSDNNPRTSRPKSSPPPTSVAPLLACFSSLLPPQTTSKSSKHIHPLLNVLRPHKAQYDSGVVTPASFTSHTSASTSSSMSTPAASNYPLTLSLGPSSQKSSTIGASGHSGVTFPNQSIPAAAVPSATSQDPKLSAQGGTTVLSSGRMQHACRFCRKLFSSDSSLQIHLRSHTGERPYQCPVCFSRFTTRGNLKVHFLRHREQNPELSFSLFPCSLFASVTGGSMGGPAQTQTSTNTNATPRHQKQQEDDLCGDSPEGTTASTRATTSSLPPSIDLALLTTAHSLIQLNRAAAAAAAAASTSTTSSITSSSPSTLASTLLSAPASSTSSIAGVYKGVKRFDENTPPIPTLLPHSAYSHLANLPKIFFPASSAQHHPGHGFLRPTTPAGSFLTSPQQHITFPFTASSTTPSISTPTSDTSKLQRLVEKLEKEPQGQSNWVSSIEETSTSGHSVAGELSYSSSGLMSTSTFSTNVVTSLPSSTIQIPSSLFNKESPYLGLMNSAGTLAPNQCSVCLRVLSCPRALRLHQATHLGERPFPCKLCGRSFSTKGSLRAHLATHRARPPNSRAQNSCPLCQRKFTNALVLQHHIRMHLGGQLPPEHMPITSTECDILSHSESIEHSASEISPSATDVQLDVDLQTVSDSRHTESLAVSTAPTACPITSSLPASLSSGFVQPLDLTPDPSLNPTPHSPPIFRADPPELSISLPSPVESAASLVLPATQSASATTGPSTTDELSFEISSNTAFLEDKKISCSSALKKASPLRDDCEHSENICVSPIPSSGSRSNLEDLLSIQAHNASRVPPPHPGSTSPSFLALRSESVSSHTVHLEEPDQSLLQTSKLIPQEFPKEEKTEDKIHKTPKNGQRTTPDLSINADTVSDTVYKTNEDETEDCDTRVQKTITEAHCSSTAKDKVDHKDITGTEMDRTESTVCISLTPSLPPPMPEKKIYHCSECGKEYASRSGLKGHMKHHGGVAKAPRAPAKTKGPERVLHHERSQTHHLATFLPPGHQ encoded by the exons ATGTCACGCCGGAAACAGAAAAGACCTCAGCACTTTTTCGGCCCCATCCTCAACACTTCGTGGCTACTTCAACATG AGGAGCAGTTGGCAGTGAAGACCCTCACCTCTACTCTTGCAAATAACTCTTCCTGCTCTTTCTCATACTCAACAACTCAAGGCGGCCAATCTTCCTTAAACCCAAGCCCAGCAGTGGAGAGGCTCACAAAACCTTCTCTGACTAGAACCAGCCATCGTGTCTATCACATCCCCAGCCAGATACAATTTCCTTCAAACCTCACAGAGTCTCACCTTTTCCAAATTTCTGATATCCCATCCCATTCTCCTAATCAGTGTATGACTACCATTGCACCATCTGTCCTCTGTACCCACAACCACACTCATTTACCCATGGCTTCTCCAAAGTTAGGTGTGTCAGCAACCACAacctcctcttcatcctcctctgctgCTGCTTCTCTCTATGTGCCTCCACATCCTCGAAGCCCCAGTTCTGTACCTCAGGGTCCCCCAAGTCCAGTTACACCCTCTTCTAGCCCAAGCACGGTCCCTTCAGCCCCAGCATGTGCACCCGTCAGTATTGCTTTCATCTTGGAGGAGCTACGTGTGCTGCAGCAGAGGCAAATTCATCAGATGCAGATGACTGAAGAAATCTGTAGGCAAGTACTGAGATTGGGAGGAGAATCTTGTGAAGTGGATTCAAAACCATTTATACTGCCATCTCTGCCACAGCTCTGTTTAAAAGGCTCTGATAACAACCCCAGAACCTCCCGACCAAAGTCATCACCTCCCCCTACCTCTGTGGCTCCTCTTTTGGCCTGTTTCTCATCACTGCTACCCCCTCAGACCACCTCTAAGTCCTCCAAACATATACACCCTCTCTTGAATGTCTTACGCCCCCATAAAGCACAGTATGACAGTGGGGTAGTTACTCCAGCAAGCTTCACCAGTCATACAAGTGCTTCCACCTCTTCATCAATGTCTACACCTGCTGCCTCAAACTATCCACTCACACTTTCTCTTGGCCCTTCATCCCAAAAATCATCCACCATTGGAGCTAGTGGACACAGTGGTGTGACCTTCCCAAACCAATCAATACCAGCAGCTGCTGTCCCTTCAGCCACCTCACAGGATCCAAAACTCTCTGCTCAAGGAGGTACAACTGTCTTATCGTCGGGTCGTATGCAGCATGCATGCAGATTTTGTCGGAAACTCTTCAGCAGTGATTCATCCCTCCAAATACACTTGCGTTCACACACAGGGGAGCGTCCTTACCAGTGTCCTGTATGTTTCAGTCGATTCACCACACGAGGGAACCTGAAAGTCCACTTCTTGCGGCATCGTGAGCAAAACCCTGAACTCTCTTTTTCATTGTTTCCCTGTTCGCTTTTTGCATCTGTAACTGGAGGATCAATGGGAGGGCCAGCACAAACACAGACCTCCACCAATACAAATGCTACTCCGAGGCATCAAAAACAGCAAGAGGATGATCTGTGTGGTGACAGTCCTGAGGGAACTACTGCCTCAACACGTGCCACAACCTCATCTCTTCCTCCTAGTATTGATTTGGCCCTGCTGACCACTGCAcactctctcattcagctcaatCGTGCTGCTGCAGCTGCCGCTGCTGCAGCCTCTACATCCACTACCTCCTCAATCACATCCTCATCACCATCAACTCTGGCCTCCACCCTTCTTTCAGCTCCTGCCTCATCCACCTCCTCCATTGCTGGGGTCTATAAAGGAGTGAAACGCTTTGATGAGAACACCCCACCAATACCTACTCTGCTCCCCCATTCTGCTTACTCACACCTTGCCAATTTACCCAAAATCTTCTTCCCAGCATCTTCCGCTCAGCATCATCCAGGCCATGGGTTTCTCAGACCAACAACTCCAGCTGGATCATTCCTGACATCCCCACAACAACACATCACGTTCCCGTTCACAGCATCATCCACTACCCCATCCATCTCGACCCCAACCTCGGACACATCGAAGCTGCAGAGGCTGGTGGAGAAGTTAGAGAAAGAACCACAAGGTCAGTCAAATTGGGTTTCATCCATTGAGGAGACTTCTACCAGTGGCCATAGTGTAGCAGGAGAATTAAGCTATAGCAGCAGTGGTTTAATGAGCACAAGCACATTCAGTACTAATGTGGTCACCTCACTTCCATCATCTACAATCCAAATACCATCATCCCTCTTCAACAAGGAGTCACCCTACCTGGGACTTATGAATTCTGCTGGGACACTTGCTCCTAATCAGTGTAGTGTGTGTCTGCGGGTGCTAAGCTGCCCAAGAGCATTACGTTTGCACCAGGCTACTCATTTAGGTGAGCGACCCTTCCCCTGCAAGCTATGTGGTCGTTCCTTCTCAACTAAAGGAAGTCTACGAGCACATCTTGCCACCCACCGTGCCCGCCCTCCAAACAGTCGTGCTCAGAATTCTTGCCCCTTATGCCAGCGGAAGTTTACCAATGCCCTTGTACTACAACATCATATCCGCATGCACTTAGGAGGACAGCTACCACCAGAGCACATGCCAATAACCTCAACAGAATGTGATATTTTGTCCCATTCTGAGTCTATTGAGCACTCTGCTTCAGAAATCAGCCCTAGTGCTACAGATGTTCAGTTAGATGTTGATCTACAGACAGTTTCGGATTCTAGACATACCGAATCCCTTGCTGTCAGTACTGCTCCTACAGCATGTCCCATAACCTCCAGCCTACCTGCTTCACTGAGCTCAGGTTTTGTACAACCTTTAGACCTAACCCCTGACCCATCCCTGAATCCAACCCCTCATTCACCTCCAATATTCAGAGCTGATCCCCCTGAGCTCTCAATCAGTTTACCTTCTCCAGTGGAATCTGCAGCCTCCCTTGTCCTTCCTGCCACCCAGTCAGCATCAGCAACAACTGGTCCTTCTACCACTGATGAACTATCTTTTGAAATTTCTAGCAACACTGCCTTCTTGGAAGATAAAAAGATTTCATGCTCCTCTGCTCTGAAGAAAGCAAGTCCACTAAGAGATGACTGTGAACATAGTGAAAATATATGTGTCTCACCTATTCCTAGCTCTGGATCCAGATCAAATCTGGAGGATCTTCTTAGTATACAAGCTCATAATGCATCCAGAGTTCCTCCACCACATCCAGGATCAACATCACCTTCTTTCCTTGCGCTGAGATCTGAGAGTGTGTCTTCTCACACAGTACACCTAGAGGAGCCTGACCAAAGCCTTCTCCAAACATCCAAATTAATTCCCCAAGAGTTCCCTAAGGAAGAAAAGACAGaagataaaatacataaaacaccaaAGAATGGACAAAGAACAACTCCAGATTTGAGTATTAATGCAGATACGGTTTCAGACACTGTATATAAGACAAATGAGGATGAGACTGAGGATTGTGACACACGTGTGCAGAAGACCATAACGGAAGCTCACTGTAGTTCAACTGCAAAGGATAAAGTGGACCATAAAGATATAACAGGAACTGAAATGGACAGAACAGAATCAACTGTATGCATATCACTGACTCCCAGTCTTCCACCTCCaatgccagaaaaaaaaatataccactGTTCTGAATGTGGAAAAGAATATGCAAGTCGCAGTGGACTTAAG GGACACATGAAGCACCATGGAGGAGTTGCCAAGGCACCCCGAGCTCCTGCAAAGACTAAGGGCCCAGAGAGAGTGTTGCATCATGAGCGGTCACAAACTCACCACCTTGCAACCTTCCTGCCACCGGGACATCAGTGA
- the LOC109059419 gene encoding sal-like protein 3 isoform X2 yields MTTIAPSVLCTHNHTHLPMASPKLGVSATTTSSSSSSAAASLYVPPHPRSPSSVPQGPPSPVTPSSSPSTVPSAPACAPVSIAFILEELRVLQQRQIHQMQMTEEICRQVLRLGGESCEVDSKPFILPSLPQLCLKGSDNNPRTSRPKSSPPPTSVAPLLACFSSLLPPQTTSKSSKHIHPLLNVLRPHKAQYDSGVVTPASFTSHTSASTSSSMSTPAASNYPLTLSLGPSSQKSSTIGASGHSGVTFPNQSIPAAAVPSATSQDPKLSAQGGTTVLSSGRMQHACRFCRKLFSSDSSLQIHLRSHTGERPYQCPVCFSRFTTRGNLKVHFLRHREQNPELSFSLFPCSLFASVTGGSMGGPAQTQTSTNTNATPRHQKQQEDDLCGDSPEGTTASTRATTSSLPPSIDLALLTTAHSLIQLNRAAAAAAAAASTSTTSSITSSSPSTLASTLLSAPASSTSSIAGVYKGVKRFDENTPPIPTLLPHSAYSHLANLPKIFFPASSAQHHPGHGFLRPTTPAGSFLTSPQQHITFPFTASSTTPSISTPTSDTSKLQRLVEKLEKEPQGQSNWVSSIEETSTSGHSVAGELSYSSSGLMSTSTFSTNVVTSLPSSTIQIPSSLFNKESPYLGLMNSAGTLAPNQCSVCLRVLSCPRALRLHQATHLGERPFPCKLCGRSFSTKGSLRAHLATHRARPPNSRAQNSCPLCQRKFTNALVLQHHIRMHLGGQLPPEHMPITSTECDILSHSESIEHSASEISPSATDVQLDVDLQTVSDSRHTESLAVSTAPTACPITSSLPASLSSGFVQPLDLTPDPSLNPTPHSPPIFRADPPELSISLPSPVESAASLVLPATQSASATTGPSTTDELSFEISSNTAFLEDKKISCSSALKKASPLRDDCEHSENICVSPIPSSGSRSNLEDLLSIQAHNASRVPPPHPGSTSPSFLALRSESVSSHTVHLEEPDQSLLQTSKLIPQEFPKEEKTEDKIHKTPKNGQRTTPDLSINADTVSDTVYKTNEDETEDCDTRVQKTITEAHCSSTAKDKVDHKDITGTEMDRTESTVCISLTPSLPPPMPEKKIYHCSECGKEYASRSGLKGHMKHHGGVAKAPRAPAKTKGPERVLHHERSQTHHLATFLPPGHQ; encoded by the exons ATGACTACCATTGCACCATCTGTCCTCTGTACCCACAACCACACTCATTTACCCATGGCTTCTCCAAAGTTAGGTGTGTCAGCAACCACAacctcctcttcatcctcctctgctgCTGCTTCTCTCTATGTGCCTCCACATCCTCGAAGCCCCAGTTCTGTACCTCAGGGTCCCCCAAGTCCAGTTACACCCTCTTCTAGCCCAAGCACGGTCCCTTCAGCCCCAGCATGTGCACCCGTCAGTATTGCTTTCATCTTGGAGGAGCTACGTGTGCTGCAGCAGAGGCAAATTCATCAGATGCAGATGACTGAAGAAATCTGTAGGCAAGTACTGAGATTGGGAGGAGAATCTTGTGAAGTGGATTCAAAACCATTTATACTGCCATCTCTGCCACAGCTCTGTTTAAAAGGCTCTGATAACAACCCCAGAACCTCCCGACCAAAGTCATCACCTCCCCCTACCTCTGTGGCTCCTCTTTTGGCCTGTTTCTCATCACTGCTACCCCCTCAGACCACCTCTAAGTCCTCCAAACATATACACCCTCTCTTGAATGTCTTACGCCCCCATAAAGCACAGTATGACAGTGGGGTAGTTACTCCAGCAAGCTTCACCAGTCATACAAGTGCTTCCACCTCTTCATCAATGTCTACACCTGCTGCCTCAAACTATCCACTCACACTTTCTCTTGGCCCTTCATCCCAAAAATCATCCACCATTGGAGCTAGTGGACACAGTGGTGTGACCTTCCCAAACCAATCAATACCAGCAGCTGCTGTCCCTTCAGCCACCTCACAGGATCCAAAACTCTCTGCTCAAGGAGGTACAACTGTCTTATCGTCGGGTCGTATGCAGCATGCATGCAGATTTTGTCGGAAACTCTTCAGCAGTGATTCATCCCTCCAAATACACTTGCGTTCACACACAGGGGAGCGTCCTTACCAGTGTCCTGTATGTTTCAGTCGATTCACCACACGAGGGAACCTGAAAGTCCACTTCTTGCGGCATCGTGAGCAAAACCCTGAACTCTCTTTTTCATTGTTTCCCTGTTCGCTTTTTGCATCTGTAACTGGAGGATCAATGGGAGGGCCAGCACAAACACAGACCTCCACCAATACAAATGCTACTCCGAGGCATCAAAAACAGCAAGAGGATGATCTGTGTGGTGACAGTCCTGAGGGAACTACTGCCTCAACACGTGCCACAACCTCATCTCTTCCTCCTAGTATTGATTTGGCCCTGCTGACCACTGCAcactctctcattcagctcaatCGTGCTGCTGCAGCTGCCGCTGCTGCAGCCTCTACATCCACTACCTCCTCAATCACATCCTCATCACCATCAACTCTGGCCTCCACCCTTCTTTCAGCTCCTGCCTCATCCACCTCCTCCATTGCTGGGGTCTATAAAGGAGTGAAACGCTTTGATGAGAACACCCCACCAATACCTACTCTGCTCCCCCATTCTGCTTACTCACACCTTGCCAATTTACCCAAAATCTTCTTCCCAGCATCTTCCGCTCAGCATCATCCAGGCCATGGGTTTCTCAGACCAACAACTCCAGCTGGATCATTCCTGACATCCCCACAACAACACATCACGTTCCCGTTCACAGCATCATCCACTACCCCATCCATCTCGACCCCAACCTCGGACACATCGAAGCTGCAGAGGCTGGTGGAGAAGTTAGAGAAAGAACCACAAGGTCAGTCAAATTGGGTTTCATCCATTGAGGAGACTTCTACCAGTGGCCATAGTGTAGCAGGAGAATTAAGCTATAGCAGCAGTGGTTTAATGAGCACAAGCACATTCAGTACTAATGTGGTCACCTCACTTCCATCATCTACAATCCAAATACCATCATCCCTCTTCAACAAGGAGTCACCCTACCTGGGACTTATGAATTCTGCTGGGACACTTGCTCCTAATCAGTGTAGTGTGTGTCTGCGGGTGCTAAGCTGCCCAAGAGCATTACGTTTGCACCAGGCTACTCATTTAGGTGAGCGACCCTTCCCCTGCAAGCTATGTGGTCGTTCCTTCTCAACTAAAGGAAGTCTACGAGCACATCTTGCCACCCACCGTGCCCGCCCTCCAAACAGTCGTGCTCAGAATTCTTGCCCCTTATGCCAGCGGAAGTTTACCAATGCCCTTGTACTACAACATCATATCCGCATGCACTTAGGAGGACAGCTACCACCAGAGCACATGCCAATAACCTCAACAGAATGTGATATTTTGTCCCATTCTGAGTCTATTGAGCACTCTGCTTCAGAAATCAGCCCTAGTGCTACAGATGTTCAGTTAGATGTTGATCTACAGACAGTTTCGGATTCTAGACATACCGAATCCCTTGCTGTCAGTACTGCTCCTACAGCATGTCCCATAACCTCCAGCCTACCTGCTTCACTGAGCTCAGGTTTTGTACAACCTTTAGACCTAACCCCTGACCCATCCCTGAATCCAACCCCTCATTCACCTCCAATATTCAGAGCTGATCCCCCTGAGCTCTCAATCAGTTTACCTTCTCCAGTGGAATCTGCAGCCTCCCTTGTCCTTCCTGCCACCCAGTCAGCATCAGCAACAACTGGTCCTTCTACCACTGATGAACTATCTTTTGAAATTTCTAGCAACACTGCCTTCTTGGAAGATAAAAAGATTTCATGCTCCTCTGCTCTGAAGAAAGCAAGTCCACTAAGAGATGACTGTGAACATAGTGAAAATATATGTGTCTCACCTATTCCTAGCTCTGGATCCAGATCAAATCTGGAGGATCTTCTTAGTATACAAGCTCATAATGCATCCAGAGTTCCTCCACCACATCCAGGATCAACATCACCTTCTTTCCTTGCGCTGAGATCTGAGAGTGTGTCTTCTCACACAGTACACCTAGAGGAGCCTGACCAAAGCCTTCTCCAAACATCCAAATTAATTCCCCAAGAGTTCCCTAAGGAAGAAAAGACAGaagataaaatacataaaacaccaaAGAATGGACAAAGAACAACTCCAGATTTGAGTATTAATGCAGATACGGTTTCAGACACTGTATATAAGACAAATGAGGATGAGACTGAGGATTGTGACACACGTGTGCAGAAGACCATAACGGAAGCTCACTGTAGTTCAACTGCAAAGGATAAAGTGGACCATAAAGATATAACAGGAACTGAAATGGACAGAACAGAATCAACTGTATGCATATCACTGACTCCCAGTCTTCCACCTCCaatgccagaaaaaaaaatataccactGTTCTGAATGTGGAAAAGAATATGCAAGTCGCAGTGGACTTAAG GGACACATGAAGCACCATGGAGGAGTTGCCAAGGCACCCCGAGCTCCTGCAAAGACTAAGGGCCCAGAGAGAGTGTTGCATCATGAGCGGTCACAAACTCACCACCTTGCAACCTTCCTGCCACCGGGACATCAGTGA
- the trim110 gene encoding E3 ubiquitin/ISG15 ligase TRIM25: MVKYCKILKYHTKMNCFHAFAAAMGSMEEEHTCSMCRDLFGQAHPFPCGHSFCLACAQESWSQSASCGKRRFVCPQCLEEQGVVVCDCCPEDKGDEAQAAVKTCLRCEISLCEQHLQPHLLRPAYSTHLLVEPLMDVSHRRCPAHWEIFRYYCMDDREYVCPDCILEGRHAQHQVKGVRKVEEEYKVKLQSLFEKAEEKVKQGEMILQEHQKACHSIIEDSSVSDVSQVLQMGSALQAQVGRLVSAVINITEQERQQAMERVQEDCSRVRKDLNQTESIHRFLGSLLDESDPFLLIWAFQTEDSQMMADLNSPLFTPPQPSMDKKRVLENVENKYREFIAETLRCLIELKRDLLSSPLTLDKNSAHPLLNISEDLRTVMRVKTRLSVPEHPDRFDHWSQVVSCQIFSSGTHYWELEVEGFWDIAVTYHSIGRKSKEGTAFGCNKISWSLTQQHDRKLAAWHNRKKTHLSSKMSGNHLAVTLDYSSGSITFSEVGSSSTLLPLHNFSTRFTQPVCLGFGLYKPELNSRVTILKKI; encoded by the exons ATggtaaaatactgcaaaatattaaaatatcacacTAAAATGAATTGTTTCCATGCATTTGCAGCTGCTATGGGCTCCATGGAAGAAGAGCACACATGCTCCATGTGTCGTGACCTGTTTGGTCAAGCTCACCCCTTTCCCTGCGGCCACAGCTTTTGCCTGGCCTGTGCGCAAGAGTCCTGGAGCCAGAGTGCCAGCTGTGGCAAGCGAAGATTTGTATGCCCACAGTGCCTGGAGGAGCAGGGAGTGGTGGTATGTGACTGCTGTCCGGAAGACAAGGGTGATGAGGCCCAAGCTGCAGTGAAGACCTGCCTGCGATGTGAGATCTCTCTGTGTGAGCAGCATCTGCAGCCACATCTGCTGCGTCCTGCTTATAGCACTCACCTGTTGGTGGAGCCATTGATGGACGTATCCCACCGCAGGTGCCCAGCCCATTGGGAGATATTCCGgtattactgcatggatgatagGGAGTATGTCTGCCCAGACTGCATTTTGGAAGGGCGACATGCTCAACACCAGGTCAAAGGGGTGAGAAAAGTGGAGGAGGAATACAAA GTCAAATTACAGAGTCTGTTTGAGAAAGCAGAAGAGAAAGTAAAACAAGGTGAAATGATTCTTCAAGAACATCAGAAAGCTTGTCACAGCATAATA gaGGACTCCTCTGTGAGTGATGTCTCGCAGGTTTTACAGATGGGCTCAGCCCTGCAGGCTCAGGTGGGCCGACTAGTGTCAGCCGTGATAAACATCACGGAACAGGAGAGACAGCAGGCCATGGAGAGGGTGCAGGAAGACTGCAGCAGGGTGAGAAAAGATCTGAACCAAACTGAGAGCATCCACCGCTTCCTCGGCTCCCTGCTGGACGAGAGCGATCCCTTCCTGCTAATCTGG GCATTCCAGACAGAGGATTCGCA GATGATGGCAGATCTGAACTCACCTCTGTTCACACCACCTCAGCCCAGCATGGATAAGAAACGTGTCTTAGAGAATGTGGAAAATAAATATAGAGAATTCATAGCTGAGACCCTGCGCTGCCTAATTGAACTCAAGAGAGATCTCT TAAGCAGCCCGTTAACCTTGGACAAAAACTCAGCTCATCCTCTCTTAAATATTTCTGAAGACCTGCGGACAGTGATGAGGGTCAAAACCCGCTTGTCTGTCCCTGAGCATCCTGACCGCTTTGACCACTGGTCTCAAGTGGTCTCCTGTCAGATATTTTCTTCAGGAACCCATTACTGGGAGctggaggtggagggtttctgggATATAGCAGTGACCTACCACAGCATTGGGAGAAAATCAAAAGAGGGCACAGCCTTTGGCTGCAACAAG ATATCCTGGAGCCTGACGCAGCAGCATGACAGGAAACTTGCTGCCTGGCATAACCGAAAGAAAACCCACCTCTCCTCAAAAATGTCTGGCAACCATTTGGCAGTCACTCTGGACTATAGCTCTGGCTCCATCACCTTTTCTGAAGTAGGATCGTCATCCACCCTGCTCCCTCTGCACAATTTCAGTACCAGATTCACCCAGCCCGTCTGCCTAGGCTTTGGCCTCTACAAACCAGAGCTGAACAGCAGGGTCACCATCCTCAAGAAAATATAA
- the LOC109059431 gene encoding cerebellin-1-like, translating into MLPSSGLPMLILAPLLLIGPLVVMGQNDTEPIVLEGKCLVVCDSTPSSEPAGNALGMSVRSGTGRVAFSATRQTNHEPTDMSNRTMIIYFDQILVNVGGHFDQESSIFLAPRRGVYSFNFHVVKAYNRQTIQVSLMLNGWPMISAFAGDQDVTREAATNAGLVIMERGDKAYLKLEKGNLMGGWKYSTFSGFLVFPL; encoded by the exons ATGCTGCCCAGCTCTGGGTTGCCAATGCTGATACTAGCGCCACTTCTGCTAATTGGCCCTCTAGTGGTCATGGGGCAAAATGACACGGAGCCCATAGTGCTGGAAGGTAAATGCCTGGTGGTCTGTGACTCCACACCCTCTTCAGAACCAGCAGGTAACGCGCTGGGGATGTCCGTGCGTTCAGGTACCGGCCGTGTGGCCTTCTCCGCCACACGGCAAACCAACCATGAGCCCACAGACATGAGCAATCGCACCATGATCATCTATTTTGACCAG ATCTTGGTGAACGTTGGTGGTCATTTTGACCAAGAGAGCAGTATCTTCCTTGCTCCGAGACGAGGGGTTTACAGCTTCAACTTCCATGTGGTAAAGGCATACAACAGGCAAACCATACAG GTGAGTTTGATGTTGAATGGGTGGCCGATGATCTCAGCCTTTGCTGGAGACCAGGATGTGACACGAGAAGCAGCCACAAATGCTGGGCTTGTGATCATGGAAAGAGGGGACAAGGCTTATCTCAAGCTAGAAAAGGGCAATCTAATGGGAGGATGGAAGTACTCTACTTTTTCAGGCTTCCTGGTCTTCCCTTTATAA